One genomic window of Camelina sativa cultivar DH55 chromosome 5, Cs, whole genome shotgun sequence includes the following:
- the LOC104788933 gene encoding uncharacterized protein LOC104788933, with the protein MAFTDKPHLILLFMMSSTLILFVSALDLSNASAETPSSGGDGFLPLAEKHVIIRNKVSNKQILNVHCKSSSDDFGMIHIPWNGSWSFRFHVKLWKTTRYHCHFTWYKGGSHYFTIFKTSRDDKEFGDPPVCKECIWDVGRSIKNPVCRVPRDPKDGPYCFKWEDNP; encoded by the coding sequence ATGGCTTTCACTGATAAACCTCATCTTATATTGTTGTTTATGATGTCTTCTactcttattctttttgtttcagctTTAGATTTATCAAATGCTTCAGCGGAAACCCCATCTTCGGGTGGCGATGGCTTTTTACCTCTAGCCGAAAAGCATGTTATAATCCGTAATAAAGTaagcaacaaacaaattttgaatGTTCATTGCAAGTCTAGTAGCGATGATTTTGGGATGATCCATATTCCTTGGAATGGTTCATGGAGTTTTAGATTTCATGTTAAACTTTGGAAAACTACGAGGTATCATTGTCATTTTACGTGGTATAAAGGTGGTTCTCACTATTTCACTATATTTAAAACATCGAGAGATGATAAAGAATTTGGAGATCCTCCAGTTTGCAAAGAATGTATTTGGGATGTGGGGAGAAGCATTAAAAACCCTGTTTGTCGCGTTCCTCGTGATCCGAAAGATGGTCCATATTGTTTCAAATGGGAGGATAatccttaa
- the LOC104788934 gene encoding uncharacterized protein LOC104788934, which produces MFPSAASSLHNFTISVSISNDLEFEEPNFIALMTEARQRRAKLNIDAPIIPMELRVEKALEGIYACCFRRGLIEEEDEKLLQVMLVSVFPSVDKSEIERIIKEKATRVAEGVEEENVMAKRLPKEAIQMQMKDLEFLQQQNIDS; this is translated from the exons ATGTTTCCTTCTGCTGCGTCATCCCTGCACAACTTCACAATTTC AGTTAGCATTTCCAATGATCTCGAGTTTGAAGAACCGAACTTTATTGCTTTGATGACTGAAGCAAGACag AGAAGAGCAAAGTTGAACATTGATGCGCCGATTATACCAATGGAACTAAGAGTTGAAAAAGCTCTTGAAGGTATTTATGCTTGTTGCTTCCGTAGAGGACttatcgaagaagaagatgagaagctACTTCAAGTGATGCTAGTTTCGGTTTTTCCTTCGGTTGACAAGTCTGAGATAGAGAGAATCATCAAAGAGAAAGCCACAAGGGTTGCAGAAGGagtagaagaagagaatgtCATGGCGAAACGGTTGCCCAAAGAAGCTATTCAAATGCAGATGAAGGATCTTGAGTTCcttcaacaacaaaacataGATTCTTAA